From a region of the Solanum stenotomum isolate F172 chromosome 2, ASM1918654v1, whole genome shotgun sequence genome:
- the LOC125855262 gene encoding F-box protein SKIP23-like has product MVLSKTMSVDNDWSELPPELLDTIVNKLIDLRDYLHFRAVCPSWRSSTPATPKNLPCQLPWLMLPKNQSNRRGFFNFVDNKVHFLNLPEASNSRRRCGSSHGWLIIVDESPSIFVINPLTKVTFNLPPVSQFPNVVNFNFYSVGREFTLRSPHGEVYARNLKEMRDSFIRKAVISSSPSRDPNFITMVILNETGELAYCKNGEHSWKFINDARFYDEDVIYFEGLFYAVHKSGEIAVCDVSGDTPSVSFIETPKQNGGDMQYLVKTNDEFLLVTRFLELDIDAAYHQLDVVYKTVEFCVFRLVLERPRCEWEEINSLGETMLFLGENSSLALLASDFPGCEGNRIYFTDDYCEANYDGVDGNHDLGYYNLAGGSIEALSCCPRNSHSVLRWPPPIWFTPNPC; this is encoded by the coding sequence ATGGTATTATCTAAAACCATGTCGGTTGACAATGACTGGTCGGAACTTCCACCGGAGCTTCTGGACACGATCGTGAATAAGTTAATTGACCTCCGTGACTACCTCCATTTCCGGGCAGTTTGTCCCAGCTGGCGTTCCTCAACGCCGGCGACTCCCAAAAACCTACCATGTCAACTCCCATGGTTAATGCTCCCAAAAAACCAGTCGAACCGGCGTGGTTTTTTCAACTTCGTTGACAACAAGGTTCACTTCCTCAATCTTCCCGAGGCTTCAAACAGCCGCCGACGATGCGGCTCTTCCCATGGCTGGCTCATCATCGTCGACGAATCGCCGTCAATTTTCGTTATTAATCCACTTACAAAAGTAACTTTTAATCTTCCACCGGTTTCTCAATTTCCTAATGTggtgaatttcaatttttatagcGTCGGTCGGGAATTTACCCTCCGATCTCCTCATGGCGAGGTTTACGCTCGTAATTTGAAAGAAATGCGTGATTCGTTTATTAGGAAGGCTGTCATTTCTAGTAGTCCTTCACGTGATCCGAATTTTATTACGATGGTGATCCTTAATGAAACAGGTGAGCTTGCTTACTGCAAAAATGGAGAACATTCATGGAAATTTATCAATGATGCGCGGTTTTACGATGAGGATGTTATCTATTTTGAAGGATTGTTCTATGCTGTTCATAAATCTGGAGAAATTGCAGTTTGTGATGTTAGTGGTGACACACCTAGTGTTTCGTTTATTGAAACTCCTAAGCAAAATGGTGGTGATATGCAGTATTTGGTCAAAACAAATGATGAGTTTTTACTGGTGACTAGATTTTTGGAGCTTGATATTGACGCCGCGTATCATCAGCTTGATGTGGTGTATAAGACAGTTGAATTTTGTGTCTTTAGGTTGGTTTTAGAAAGACCAAGGTGTGAGTGGGAGGAGATTAACAGTTTGGGTGAGACAATGTTGTTTTTAGGAGAAAATTCTTCGTTGGCATTGTTGGCTTCTGATTTTCCTGGATGTGAAGGAAACAGGATTTACTTTACTGATGATTATTGTGAGGCTAACTATGATGGTGTCGATGGAAATCATGATTTAGGGTATTACAATTTAGCGGGTGGTAGTATTGAAGCGTTGTCCTGCTGTCCTCGCAATTCACATTCTGTGCTTCGTTGGCCTCCTCCAATTTGGTTCACTCCAAATCCATGTTGA
- the LOC125855264 gene encoding uncharacterized protein LOC125855264: protein MNSQASLMTISLPEQEKLIHKLQIFKIQGKDKRGCSILCVIGKLFPARIVSVEAVNKYLQEKIYPSLEQRQFSIVYLHTGVNRAENIPGIAALRSICDAMPENVKNHLNAVYFLHPSLQSRLFLALFGRLIFTGGVYWKMNYVTRLEFLWEHVKRKEIEIPEFVYDHEEELDDYRPMMDYGMEGDHPRVYVDSTVEPAISMYSMRCIA from the exons ATGAATTCTCAAGCTTCTTTGATGACCATCTCCCTACCAGAACAAGAAAAACTCATACACAAACTCCAAATCTTCAAGATTCAAGGTAAAGATAAACGTGGATGCTCCATCCTTTGCGTCATCGGCAAACTTTTCCCTG CAAGGATTGTAAGTGTGGAGGCAGTGAACAAGTATCTACAAGAGAAGATATATCCAAGTTTAGAGCAGAGACAGTTCTCAATAGTGTACCTGCATACAGGGGTTAACAGAGCTGAGAATATCCCCGGAATAGCTGCTCTCCGGTCGATCTGTGATGCTATGCCGGAAAACGTGAAAAATCATCTGAATGCTGTTTATTTCCTTCATCCAAGCCTACAGTCTCGACTCTTCCTTGCACTTTTCGGCCGGCTCATCTTCACTGGAGG GGTGTATTGGAAGATGAATTATGTGACCAGGCTAGAGTTCTTGTGGGAACACGTAAAGAGAAAGGAGATAGAAATACCCGAGTTCGTGTATGATCATGAAGAGGAGCTAGATGACTACCGTCCGATGATGGactatggaatggagggagatCATCCAAGGGTTTATGTTGATTCTACTGTTGAACCTGCAATTTCTATGTACTCAATGAGGTGTATTGCTTAG
- the LOC125854915 gene encoding mechanosensitive ion channel protein 8-like → MEKLRSFKSLSPVHHLHRANSPSHPIEERQNLLKETSIPSVSSIGSQAMDGTEGKEVVVKANIRETPKTYKETELSSSSSSSKTQLSNNASTDESIQNKVYRDSSYDFSNDAAMKRMRENSKDFDFVTESPFSQPSPLSRVEESPNHGVHTPGEVRVSFNENLAGNGSIRRRSNLSTGPGLQDEVVLSTSSSFRRKSNILAATRTKSRLMDPPEQDQRSQKITMKSGIIGRSTEFEDDDPFSDEDLPEEYKKMKFNLFSVLQMVSLILIIAAFVCSLTIRKFKGRSIFGLALWKWELMVLVLICGRLVSGWGIRLAVFFIERNFVLRKRVLYFVYGLRNSVQSCIWLSLVLIAWQCIFDKKVESITNTKVLRYVSQIWVCLLLGTFIWLLKTLLVKVLATSFHVTAFFDRIQEALFTQYVIETLSGPPLVEIKMELEEEERVIAEVQKLQSAGATLPPDLKASIFPKRPIGTPRKSTAAATPRSPVFSRAASRKEKEEEGGITIDHLHRLNQKNISAWNMKRLINIVRKGVLSTLDEKLEQSNGDDEAAVQITSEKQAKIAAKKVFINVAKPGSKFIYLEDIMRFMREDEALKTMQLFEGGTEAKGISKRALKNWVVNAFRERRALALSLNDTKTAVNKLHHMLNVLVGVIILVVWLLILKVATTHFLVFMSSQVLLVVFMFGNTAKTTFEAIIFLFVMHPFDVGDRVEIDGVHMIVEEMNILTTVLLRFDNLKITYPNSVLSTKPISNYYRSPDMGDAIEFCIHISTPMEKIALMKEKITRYIQNKSDHWYPDPSVVMRDVEDLNRIKWSVWISHTMNFQDMGERWARRALLIEEMVKIFRELDIEYRMLPLDVNVRNMPQISSSRVPSNWSLCA, encoded by the exons ATGGAAAAGTTGAGGTCTTTCAAATCTCTGTCTCCAGTTCATCATCTTCATCGTGCTAACTCTCCTTCACATCCAATAGAAGAACGTCAAAATTTATTGAAAGAAACCTCAATACCCAGTGTGTCTAGTATTGGTTCTCAAGCTATGGATGGAACTGAGGGTAAAGAAGTAGTCGTCAAAGCGAATATCAGAGAAACCCCAAAAACCTATAAAGAAACAGagctctcttcttcttcatcttcttcgaAAACCCAGTTGAGTAACAATGCCAGTACAGATGAGAGTATACAGAATAAGGTATATAGAGATTCCAGCTACGATTTCTCTAACGATGCAGCAATGAAACGCATGAGGGAAAACAGCAAAGATTTCGACTTCGTAACGGAATCGCCATTTTCACAGCCGTCTCCGTTATCTAGGGTGGAAGAAAGCCCCAACCACGGTGTCCATACGCCGGGGGAAGTTCGAGTTTCTTTCAATGAGAACCTTGCCGGTAACGGATCGATTCGCCGGCGGTCCAATTTGAGTACTGGACCGGGTTTACAAGATGAGGTTGTGCTCAGTACCAGCTCTTCGTTTAGGAGAAAATCGAATATTTTAGCTGCTACTAGAACAAAATCGAGGTTAATGGACCCACCTGAGCAAGATCAAAGGTCACAGAAGATTACTATGAAGTCTGGGATTATAGGGAGAAGTACtgaatttgaagatgatgaCCCTTTTTCAGATGAGGATTTACCAGAAGAGtataagaaaatgaagtttaatTTATTCTCTGTTCTTCAGATGgtgagtttgattttgataattgcaGCTTTTGTTTGTAGTCTTACTATTAGAAAATTTAAGGGGAGGAGTATATTTGGGCTTGCATTGTGGAAATGGGAGTTAATGGTTTTAGTGTTGATTTGTGGAAGATTGGTTTCTGGATGGGGGATTAGATTGGCTGTATTCTTTATTGAGAGGAATTTCGTGTTGCGTAAAAGGGTGTTGTATTTTGTGTATGGATTGAGGAACTCAGTGCAGAGTTGCATTTGGTTGAGTCTTGTTTTGATTGCTTGGCAATGTATTTTTGATAAGAAGGTTGAGAGTATTACGAATACGAAGGTATTAAGGTATGTGTCTCAGATTTGGGTGTGTCTCTTGTTGGGAACATTCATTTGGTTGCTGAAGACACTGTTGGTGAAGGTTTTGGCTACGTCGTTTCATGTTACTGCATTTTTTGATCGGATTCAAGAAGCTTTGTTTACTCAGTATGTGATTGAGACGTTGTCTGGACCGCCATTGGTTGAGATTAAGATGGAGCTAGAGGAGGAGGAGAGGGTTATTGCTGAAGTGCAGAAGCTTCAGAGTGCTGGGGCTACATTGCCTCCTGATCTCAAGGCCAGTATATTTCCAAAGAGACCGATTGGGACTCCACGGAAGTCCACTGCTGCTGCAACTCCTAGAAGTCCTGTATTTTCGAGAGCTGCTtcaagaaaggaaaaagaagaagagggaggCATAACTATAGATCATCTACATAGGCTGAATCAGAAGAACATTTCAGCTTGGAATATGAAAAGGTTGATAAATATTGTTCGTAAAGGTGTGCTGTCAACTTTGGATGAGAAGCTTGAGCAGTCAAATGGCGATGATGAAGCTGCAGTGCAAATCACAAGTGAGAAACAGGCAAAAATTGCTGCCAAGAAGGTTTTTATTAATGTGGCGAAGCCTGGCTCAAA GTTCATCTATCTGGAGGATATAATGCGTTTTATGAGAGAAGATGAAGCTTTGAAAACAATGCAGCTCTTTGAAGGTGGAACTGAAGCCAAAGGAATTAGTAAACGCGCGTTGAAAAATTGGGTG GTGAATGCGTTTAGAGAACGGAGAGCTCTTGCTTTGTCTTTGAACGACACAAAGACTGCCGTTAACAAACTACATCACATGTTGAACGTCTTAGTAGGGGTTATCATACTGGTCGTCTGGCTTCTTATACTCAAAGTTGCCACTACACATTTCCTGGTCTTTATGAGCTCTCAGGTTCTTCTGGTCGTATTCATGTTTGGAAACACTGCCAAGACAACATTCGAGGCAATCATATTCTTATTTGTGATGCACCCATTTGATGTAGGTGATCGTGTTGAAATTGACGGAGTTCAT ATGATTGTAGAAGAGATGAATATATTGACTACGGTTCTCCTGAGATTTGATAACCTGAAGATCACATATCCCAACAGTGTCTTATCTACAAAGCCCATAAGTAACTACTATCGCAGTCCAGACATGGGAGATGCAATCGAATTCTGCATTCACATCTCAACTCCTATGGAAAAAATAGcattgatgaaagagaaaataaCAAG GTATATTCAGAACAAAAGTGATCATTGGTATCCAGATCCCTCAGTTGTGATGAGGGACGTTGAAGACTTGAACAGGATAAAGTGGTCAGTATGGATTTCACACACAATGAATTTCCAAGACATGGGAGAGAGATGGGCAAGGAGAGCTCTTTTAATTGAGGAAATGGTTAAGATATTCAGAGAGCTAGATATCGAATATCGTATGCTCCCTCTCGATGTCAATGTTCGTAATATGCCACAGATATCATCGAGCAGAGTCCCTTCTAACTGGTCTCTTTGTGCTTAA